From Cellulomonas oligotrophica, a single genomic window includes:
- a CDS encoding carbohydrate kinase family protein, translating into MSDRPRVLVTGPASWNTVVHVARLPEPRPHTAFALGWSDGLGGTSAGKAVTLAALGVDVHLRTLLGDDDAGRKVRAALERPGLTLHALPARDGATERHLNLLDPTGGRVSLYLTLPEAAGPVRPDDLGRALAGAGAAVADLAEHSRPLLVAARERGVPLWCDVHDDDGAADGYARAFTAAADVVVASAVRLDDPAGYLRARLAEGAGLAVCTQGAAGALALARNGDGERWYDVGTVPVDGAVHAEGAGDAFVAGLLQATLEGVPVPAALARAAATGALAVGQEGLGAPGASAQAVAALAGSVEVRPR; encoded by the coding sequence GTGAGCGACCGTCCCCGCGTCCTGGTCACCGGTCCCGCGTCGTGGAACACGGTGGTGCACGTGGCGCGGCTGCCCGAGCCCCGCCCGCACACGGCGTTCGCGCTCGGATGGTCCGACGGCCTCGGCGGCACGTCGGCGGGCAAGGCCGTCACGCTCGCGGCGCTGGGCGTGGACGTCCACCTGCGCACCCTGCTCGGCGACGACGACGCGGGAAGGAAGGTGCGGGCCGCGCTCGAGCGACCGGGCCTGACCCTGCACGCCCTGCCGGCCCGCGACGGCGCGACCGAGCGGCACCTGAACCTCCTCGACCCCACGGGCGGTCGTGTGTCGCTCTACCTCACGCTGCCCGAGGCGGCCGGGCCCGTGCGGCCCGACGACCTGGGGCGGGCGCTCGCCGGCGCCGGTGCCGCAGTCGCCGACCTGGCCGAGCACAGCCGGCCGCTGCTGGTCGCCGCCCGCGAGCGCGGGGTGCCGCTGTGGTGCGACGTGCACGACGACGACGGCGCGGCCGACGGGTACGCCCGGGCGTTCACGGCGGCGGCGGACGTCGTGGTCGCGAGCGCCGTGCGCCTGGACGACCCGGCCGGGTACCTGCGTGCCCGGCTCGCCGAGGGCGCGGGCCTGGCCGTGTGCACCCAGGGCGCCGCCGGCGCCCTCGCGCTGGCACGGAACGGTGACGGGGAGCGGTGGTACGACGTCGGCACCGTCCCCGTCGACGGTGCCGTGCACGCCGAGGGCGCCGGCGACGCGTTCGTGGCGGGTCTGCTGCAGGCCACCCTGGAGGGCGTGCCCGTGCCGGCGGCTCTCGCCCGCGCCGCGGCGACCGGGGCGCTGGCGGTCGGGCAGGAGGGGCTCGGCGCGCCGGGGGCGAGCGCGCAGGCCGTCGCGGCCCTCGCCGGCAGCGTCGAGGTCCGTCCCCGGTGA